One segment of Synechococcus sp. A15-24 DNA contains the following:
- a CDS encoding phosphate-starvation-inducible PsiE family protein, producing MSRSRKSQTSFLTIVDSGEREVARLLTLITGVVILAALIELVMSLGSKLLTGSEATWLGDDLIKVLGDLLTVLIALEVLQNITSYLRRHVVQIELVLVTALTAVARKVIVLPSGAENKPQLLVGLGIAVVSLSAAYWLVKRANAGPTRAFPAQDRSVPADAVDAGE from the coding sequence TTGAGCCGCTCCCGAAAGTCGCAAACATCCTTCCTGACGATCGTCGATTCCGGAGAACGGGAAGTCGCCCGATTGCTCACCTTGATCACCGGTGTTGTGATCCTCGCTGCACTGATTGAGTTGGTCATGTCGCTTGGTTCCAAGCTCCTGACCGGTTCGGAGGCCACCTGGCTGGGCGATGACCTGATCAAGGTGCTCGGTGATCTGTTGACTGTGCTGATCGCTCTGGAGGTGTTGCAGAACATCACCAGCTATCTGCGCCGGCACGTCGTTCAGATCGAATTGGTTCTTGTCACGGCCCTGACGGCTGTGGCCCGCAAAGTGATCGTTCTGCCCTCCGGCGCTGAAAACAAACCTCAACTGCTTGTAGGCCTTGGCATCGCCGTGGTGTCACTTTCAGCGGCCTATTGGCTGGTCAAGCGCGCCAATGCAGGGCCAACCAGAGCGTTCCCGGCTCAGGATCGGTCCGTTCCAGCCGATGCCGTCGATGCGGGGGAATGA
- a CDS encoding SulP family inorganic anion transporter gives MTLGRIVLNRINATNLKGDVFGGLTAAVIALPMALAFGIASGAGAAAGLWGAVIIGLMASLFGGTPTLISEPTGPMTVVFTSVIISFTATADSPEQALAMAFSVGVLAGIFQILFGLFRLGRYVTMMPYTVISGFMSGIGIILVLLQLGPFLGQATPKGGVIGTLLEMPALVQGTQPMELLLALITLAILWFTPSAVKKVCPPQLLALVVGTVLALSLFSGAGLRTIPEFSAAFPSFQLPTFSSGKLRLMVIDAAVLGMLGCIDALLTSVVADSLTRTEHNSNKELIGQGLANVVSGLFGAMPGAGATMGTVVNIQSGGRTALSGIVRAIVLMLVVLLAAPLASRIPLAVLAGIAVKVGIDIIDWDFLQRAHHLSVKAAVITYGVIALTVLVDLIAAVGIGVFVANVLTIDRMSTLQSKKVKTISTTDDDVELSDEEQQLLDRASGMVLLFQLAGPMIFGVAKAISREHNAIGNCQAVVFDLSEVSHLGVTAAIALENAVKEAMEVGRDVFMVGVSGSTENRLRKLKLLERLPEGHLTSDRLSALRLAVEGLPTHA, from the coding sequence TTGACGCTGGGCCGGATCGTGCTGAACCGCATCAACGCCACAAACCTGAAGGGGGATGTGTTCGGCGGACTCACAGCTGCCGTGATCGCGTTGCCCATGGCATTGGCCTTCGGCATCGCTTCGGGTGCCGGTGCTGCCGCTGGTCTCTGGGGGGCGGTGATCATCGGTCTGATGGCGTCGCTGTTCGGTGGCACGCCCACCCTGATTTCGGAGCCCACAGGCCCGATGACCGTGGTGTTCACGTCAGTGATCATCAGTTTCACCGCGACAGCCGACAGCCCTGAGCAGGCCTTGGCGATGGCCTTCAGCGTCGGCGTTCTGGCCGGGATCTTTCAGATCCTCTTCGGTCTGTTCCGGCTTGGGCGTTACGTCACGATGATGCCCTACACGGTGATTTCGGGCTTCATGTCCGGCATCGGCATCATCCTGGTGCTGCTGCAACTGGGGCCCTTCCTGGGACAGGCCACTCCCAAGGGGGGGGTGATAGGCACCTTGTTGGAGATGCCGGCCCTGGTTCAGGGAACCCAGCCCATGGAGCTGCTGCTGGCCTTGATAACCCTGGCCATCCTTTGGTTCACCCCCTCTGCGGTGAAAAAGGTCTGCCCGCCGCAGTTGCTGGCACTTGTGGTGGGCACGGTGCTGGCTCTGAGCCTGTTCAGTGGCGCAGGTCTGCGTACCATTCCGGAGTTTTCTGCCGCATTTCCCAGCTTCCAGCTGCCGACGTTCTCCAGCGGTAAGTTGCGGCTGATGGTGATCGATGCCGCTGTGCTCGGGATGCTCGGCTGCATTGATGCGTTGCTCACCTCAGTGGTTGCCGACAGCCTGACCCGCACGGAACACAATTCCAACAAGGAGCTGATCGGCCAGGGTCTGGCCAATGTCGTGTCCGGGCTGTTTGGGGCGATGCCTGGTGCCGGAGCCACCATGGGAACGGTGGTCAACATTCAGTCCGGCGGACGAACCGCCTTGTCCGGCATTGTCAGGGCCATTGTGCTGATGCTGGTGGTGTTGCTGGCGGCTCCGCTGGCATCCCGCATCCCCCTGGCGGTGCTCGCCGGCATCGCTGTGAAGGTGGGCATCGACATCATCGACTGGGATTTTCTCCAGCGGGCCCACCATCTGTCGGTGAAAGCTGCGGTGATCACCTACGGCGTGATCGCTCTCACTGTGCTGGTGGATCTGATCGCTGCAGTGGGCATCGGCGTGTTTGTCGCCAACGTGCTCACGATCGACCGCATGAGCACGCTGCAGTCCAAAAAGGTGAAAACCATCAGCACCACCGATGACGATGTGGAGCTCAGTGATGAGGAGCAGCAGCTGCTGGATCGAGCCTCCGGCATGGTGCTGCTGTTCCAGTTGGCTGGTCCGATGATTTTTGGGGTTGCTAAGGCGATCTCCCGCGAGCACAACGCCATCGGCAATTGCCAGGCTGTGGTGTTTGACCTCTCCGAGGTGTCCCACCTGGGGGTGACCGCTGCCATCGCCCTTGAGAATGCAGTGAAAGAAGCGATGGAGGTGGGCCGCGATGTGTTCATGGTTGGTGTTTCCGGAAGCACCGAGAATCGCCTTCGCAAACTGAAGTTGCTGGAGCGCTTGCCTGAGGGTCATCTCACCTCTGATCGCCTGTCGGCTCTGCGTCTGGCGGTTGAAGGGCTTCCAACCCATGCCTGA
- the pyrC gene encoding dihydroorotase has translation MPEQLTITAPDDWHVHLRDEEMLERVVAYTARCFRRAIVMPNLRPPITTVDAARSYRDRILSACPEGVAFTPLMTAYLTDNSDPDDLERGFQEGVYTAAKLYPANATTNSAAGVTDLGQIGPVLSRMEAIGMPLLIHGEVTDPDVDVFDREAAFIERHLMVLRTRHPELKVVFEHITTEQAVDYVGSSDSNLAATITPHHLHINRNAMFLGGLRSDFYCLPVAKRERHRLALRRAATSGDPRFFLGTDSAPHPRAGKETSCGCAGIFNAPHALESYTQVFAEEEAMHHLEGFASLHGPTFYGLPVNNDTVILEKVAVDVPELVNGLVPFHAGETLPWRLQPCM, from the coding sequence ATGCCTGAACAGCTCACGATCACCGCTCCGGACGACTGGCACGTTCACCTCAGAGATGAGGAGATGCTGGAACGGGTTGTGGCCTACACAGCCCGTTGCTTCCGGCGAGCCATCGTGATGCCCAACCTGCGACCGCCGATTACGACGGTGGATGCAGCGCGTTCGTACCGCGACCGCATCCTGTCGGCCTGTCCTGAAGGGGTGGCATTCACACCCTTGATGACCGCTTATCTCACGGACAACTCAGATCCAGATGATCTTGAGCGGGGTTTCCAGGAGGGGGTCTACACCGCCGCCAAGCTGTATCCCGCGAACGCCACGACCAATTCAGCCGCTGGTGTGACTGATCTCGGTCAGATTGGACCTGTCTTGAGCCGGATGGAGGCCATCGGCATGCCTCTGCTCATTCATGGGGAAGTGACGGATCCGGATGTCGATGTGTTCGATCGGGAAGCGGCGTTCATCGAGCGGCATCTGATGGTCCTGCGGACCCGTCATCCTGAGCTCAAGGTGGTGTTCGAGCACATCACCACCGAGCAGGCCGTTGATTACGTGGGTTCGTCCGATAGCAATCTGGCGGCCACGATCACACCCCATCACCTGCACATCAATCGCAACGCCATGTTCCTTGGCGGCTTGCGCAGCGACTTCTACTGCCTGCCGGTGGCCAAACGGGAGCGCCATCGTCTTGCTCTGCGGCGGGCGGCCACCAGCGGAGATCCACGGTTTTTCCTGGGCACTGATTCCGCCCCTCATCCGAGAGCCGGCAAGGAAACCTCCTGCGGCTGTGCAGGCATCTTCAATGCCCCCCATGCGCTGGAGAGCTACACCCAGGTTTTTGCAGAGGAAGAGGCCATGCATCACCTCGAAGGTTTCGCCTCCCTGCACGGTCCAACCTTTTACGGCCTGCCGGTGAACAACGACACGGTCATCCTTGAAAAGGTTGCTGTTGACGTGCCCGAGCTGGTGAACGGGCTGGTTCCCTTCCATGCTGGGGAAACGCTGCCCTGGAGGCTTCAGCCATGCATGTGA
- a CDS encoding DUF2214 family protein yields the protein MHLAVALTADIAKNAGVAYVHYVSFMFCFGALVLERKLIKANPDRGEATAMVITDIVYGIAALALLVSGILRVIHFGQGSEFYTQNPLFWWKVGLYLSVGGLSLYPTITYILWAIPLRKGELPKVSEALASRLAWIINIELVGFASIPFLATLMARGVGLPAA from the coding sequence ATGCATCTGGCCGTGGCCTTAACCGCCGACATCGCCAAAAACGCTGGCGTTGCCTACGTGCATTACGTCAGTTTCATGTTCTGTTTTGGTGCCTTGGTGCTGGAGCGCAAGCTGATCAAGGCCAACCCTGATCGGGGCGAGGCCACGGCCATGGTCATCACGGACATCGTCTATGGCATCGCAGCTCTGGCGTTGCTGGTCAGTGGCATTCTCCGGGTGATTCATTTCGGACAGGGATCTGAGTTCTACACGCAGAATCCATTGTTCTGGTGGAAGGTCGGCCTGTACCTGTCCGTCGGCGGCCTCTCTCTGTACCCAACGATCACTTACATCCTCTGGGCGATCCCCCTGCGCAAGGGTGAACTGCCCAAGGTCAGCGAAGCACTGGCCAGTCGCCTGGCCTGGATCATCAACATTGAATTGGTCGGATTTGCCAGCATCCCCTTCCTGGCAACACTGATGGCCCGTGGCGTTGGCTTGCCTGCGGCTTGA
- a CDS encoding AbrB family transcriptional regulator, with protein sequence MLTGSDLLNKVKELGDVSKSDLVRACGYVSNKKDGGERLNFTAFYESLLEAKGVSLGTTGIGGVGKGGRKLSYVATVQGNGNLLIGKAYTALLDLKPGDEFEIKLGRKQIRLMPVGGSEDDEE encoded by the coding sequence ATGCTCACTGGGAGCGACCTTCTCAACAAAGTCAAAGAGCTGGGTGATGTCAGCAAGTCCGATCTGGTTCGCGCCTGTGGCTACGTCTCCAACAAAAAGGACGGTGGCGAGCGCCTGAACTTCACGGCGTTTTATGAATCTCTTCTGGAAGCCAAAGGTGTCAGCCTTGGCACCACCGGCATCGGTGGCGTCGGCAAAGGCGGACGCAAGCTGAGCTACGTCGCCACAGTTCAAGGAAACGGAAACCTGCTGATTGGTAAGGCCTACACAGCACTTCTGGATCTCAAACCCGGTGACGAGTTTGAGATCAAACTGGGCCGCAAGCAGATTCGTCTGATGCCTGTCGGAGGCTCCGAAGACGACGAAGAGTGA
- a CDS encoding YciI family protein encodes MARFVLWGTYSADALEKRVPFRQEHLSRLKSLKDDGVLITLGPTEGGTHVFGIFEADAIGTVRQLVKDDIYWKQGIWTALEVYPWIQAF; translated from the coding sequence ATGGCTCGTTTTGTTCTGTGGGGGACATACAGCGCTGATGCGCTTGAAAAACGGGTGCCATTTCGGCAGGAACACTTGTCGCGTCTGAAATCACTGAAAGACGATGGCGTCCTGATCACTCTGGGGCCAACTGAGGGGGGTACCCACGTGTTCGGTATTTTTGAGGCTGACGCGATTGGTACCGTCCGGCAGCTTGTGAAGGACGATATCTATTGGAAACAAGGAATCTGGACGGCCCTTGAGGTCTATCCCTGGATCCAGGCATTCTGA
- a CDS encoding calcium/sodium antiporter, with protein MPDFLRATIDVLLGIGLLFGGGELFVQGSVALAVIFGIPQLVIGLTVVSLGTSAPELFVSLSSVLEGADTLAVSNAVGSNIFNVMVVLGASALVLPLKVESRLVRRDVPLLIAISAAVWGMAATGQVTWQSGVALLLALVINTIWEIRTAREEPDGSEGAEPEIKANAGRDGWTMAVVRLIAGIVVLTIGSRVLVSGATSAASLLGVSEAVIGLTIVSAGTSMPELITSLVAALRGRTDLAIGNVVGSCLLNLMLVLGGGALAAAGRGLEVSPELIQDDLPIMLMTSLACLPIFWTRGCITRLEGGLLLGLYVLYVIDNVLPRTTLSSWSDEFRLVMLCLVLPVVIVVIITQAIFYWKRTKGRPDHIPG; from the coding sequence ATGCCTGACTTCCTCAGAGCGACCATCGACGTGCTCCTCGGCATCGGCCTGCTCTTTGGAGGAGGGGAACTGTTCGTGCAGGGCTCTGTGGCTCTTGCGGTGATCTTCGGCATTCCGCAGCTGGTGATCGGTCTCACCGTGGTCTCCCTTGGCACCAGCGCACCCGAACTGTTTGTCAGCCTGAGTTCGGTGTTGGAGGGCGCCGACACCCTGGCCGTGAGCAATGCCGTCGGAAGCAACATCTTCAATGTGATGGTGGTTCTTGGGGCCAGCGCACTGGTGCTTCCCCTCAAGGTGGAAAGCCGCCTGGTGCGACGGGATGTTCCCCTGCTCATCGCCATCTCCGCCGCGGTCTGGGGGATGGCCGCAACCGGTCAGGTGACCTGGCAATCGGGTGTGGCGTTGCTTCTGGCGCTGGTGATCAACACCATCTGGGAAATCCGCACGGCTCGTGAGGAGCCCGACGGCAGTGAAGGGGCCGAGCCTGAGATCAAAGCCAATGCTGGGCGCGATGGCTGGACCATGGCTGTGGTGCGATTGATCGCCGGGATTGTCGTCCTCACGATCGGCTCCAGGGTGCTGGTCAGTGGCGCCACATCAGCGGCCTCGCTTCTGGGCGTCAGCGAAGCGGTGATCGGCTTGACCATTGTCTCGGCCGGTACATCGATGCCGGAGTTGATCACCTCGCTTGTCGCAGCGTTACGAGGTCGGACAGACCTGGCGATCGGCAACGTGGTGGGGAGCTGCCTGCTCAATCTGATGCTGGTACTGGGTGGTGGGGCTTTGGCAGCTGCCGGTCGTGGCCTTGAAGTGAGCCCTGAACTGATTCAGGATGATTTGCCCATCATGTTGATGACCAGCCTCGCCTGTCTGCCGATTTTCTGGACCCGCGGTTGCATCACACGGCTGGAAGGTGGGCTGCTGCTTGGGCTGTACGTGCTGTACGTGATCGACAACGTGCTGCCGAGAACAACGCTGTCCAGCTGGTCGGATGAATTCCGCCTGGTGATGCTGTGTCTGGTTCTGCCTGTTGTGATAGTGGTGATCATCACTCAGGCAATTTTTTACTGGAAGAGAACGAAAGGTCGTCCGGATCACATCCCTGGGTGA
- a CDS encoding sigma-70 family RNA polymerase sigma factor: MVSSLSAFLGEIGRHQLLTPEQELMLGRKVQAMVVITERCQLAGCQGDACNYSDEEKAVIRRGERAKNQMITANLRLVVNLAKRYQGKGLDLLDLIQEGTLGLTRAVEKYDPTRGHRFSTYAYWWIRQGLNRALSTQSRTIRIPVNVNEKLTKLRAAKARLMQRNGLTPTAEQLADFMDIPLAEIEDLLACELRSVTVSLQGVVKSKSDPSELVDVLPSDELPPMERAEIAERSASVWTLLGKANLTPKERTVVTLRFGLDGTNEWRTLAEVARHMNCSREYCRQVVQRALRKLRKTGVQSGLVESTL, encoded by the coding sequence ATGGTGAGCTCTCTGAGTGCCTTTCTTGGTGAAATCGGCCGCCATCAGTTGCTGACCCCAGAGCAGGAACTCATGCTGGGGAGGAAGGTTCAGGCGATGGTTGTGATTACAGAACGCTGCCAGCTCGCCGGATGTCAAGGCGATGCCTGCAACTACAGCGACGAGGAAAAAGCGGTGATTCGTCGTGGGGAGCGAGCCAAAAATCAAATGATCACGGCCAATCTTCGGCTCGTTGTCAATCTCGCCAAGAGGTATCAGGGCAAGGGACTGGACCTGCTGGATCTAATCCAGGAAGGGACCCTTGGTCTGACCCGTGCCGTCGAGAAGTACGACCCCACCCGAGGCCATCGCTTTTCGACCTATGCCTACTGGTGGATTCGTCAAGGACTGAACCGCGCCCTGTCCACCCAGAGCCGCACGATCCGCATCCCTGTCAACGTCAACGAAAAACTGACCAAGCTTCGGGCTGCCAAGGCCCGCTTGATGCAGCGCAATGGTCTGACGCCTACCGCTGAGCAGCTGGCGGACTTCATGGACATCCCCCTCGCGGAAATCGAAGACCTTCTGGCCTGTGAACTGCGAAGCGTCACGGTCAGTCTTCAGGGGGTGGTGAAATCCAAGTCAGACCCCTCCGAGCTGGTGGATGTTCTTCCCAGCGACGAATTGCCTCCAATGGAGAGGGCTGAAATCGCGGAACGATCCGCTTCGGTGTGGACGTTGCTCGGCAAAGCCAACCTCACGCCCAAAGAACGCACTGTCGTGACCCTGCGGTTTGGTCTCGACGGCACCAACGAGTGGCGCACCCTGGCCGAAGTGGCACGCCACATGAACTGCTCTCGTGAATATTGCCGCCAGGTGGTGCAGCGTGCTTTGCGCAAACTGCGTAAAACCGGCGTCCAGAGCGGCCTGGTGGAATCCACACTCTGA
- a CDS encoding thioredoxin family protein: MHVIKFSSEDCGTCHKMSHYDAKVAEELGAEFVSVMLQDTEAYRKYRKVLLKQYPNKEGMGWPTYLLVTDPEGDFTIHGELKGGMSKGEFRTRLGALLAD; encoded by the coding sequence ATGCATGTGATCAAGTTCAGCTCAGAGGATTGCGGCACTTGTCACAAGATGAGCCATTACGACGCCAAGGTTGCTGAGGAGCTTGGTGCCGAGTTCGTCTCGGTGATGCTTCAGGACACCGAGGCTTACAGGAAATACCGCAAAGTCCTGCTGAAGCAGTATCCCAACAAGGAGGGGATGGGATGGCCGACCTATCTCTTGGTCACTGACCCGGAGGGTGATTTCACCATTCACGGGGAACTGAAGGGCGGTATGTCCAAAGGAGAGTTCCGCACCCGCCTAGGTGCATTGCTGGCTGACTGA
- the trpA gene encoding tryptophan synthase subunit alpha, with protein sequence MSSQMLSPIAQRFEQLKQEKRLALMPFLMAGDPDLATTSEVLLSLQNSGADMVELGMPYSDPLADGPVIQAAAARALAAGTTPGKVLEMLTSLKGQLNIPVILFTYSNPLLNVGMEAFCERAAAAGAAGLVVPDLPLEEAERLSPLAEQQGLDLILLVAPTTPADRMVRIGQRSRGFTYLVSVTGVTGERAQIETRVEGLVQELKQSSAVPVAVGFGISGADQVRQVRSWGADGAIVGSALVKRMAAASDGQIAEEAGRFCRELRNAAD encoded by the coding sequence ATGTCGAGCCAGATGTTGTCACCCATCGCTCAGCGCTTTGAGCAGCTCAAACAGGAGAAGCGTCTGGCCTTGATGCCATTTTTAATGGCTGGCGACCCTGATCTGGCAACAACCTCAGAGGTGTTGCTGAGTTTGCAGAACTCAGGGGCAGACATGGTGGAGCTGGGGATGCCCTACAGCGACCCTCTGGCGGATGGTCCTGTGATCCAGGCCGCTGCAGCACGAGCGCTTGCTGCGGGCACAACACCCGGAAAGGTGTTGGAAATGCTGACCTCTTTGAAGGGCCAACTCAACATTCCGGTGATCTTGTTCACTTACTCCAACCCCTTGCTGAATGTGGGCATGGAGGCGTTCTGTGAACGCGCTGCAGCGGCGGGAGCCGCTGGGCTTGTGGTTCCTGATCTGCCCTTGGAGGAAGCGGAACGGCTGTCGCCTCTGGCGGAACAACAGGGACTGGATCTGATTCTGCTGGTTGCACCCACAACCCCCGCTGATCGGATGGTGCGAATTGGTCAACGCAGCCGGGGCTTCACTTATCTGGTGAGCGTGACCGGTGTCACCGGGGAACGTGCCCAGATTGAAACCAGGGTGGAGGGGCTTGTGCAGGAGCTGAAGCAATCCTCGGCGGTTCCAGTGGCTGTGGGTTTCGGTATCTCTGGAGCCGATCAGGTGCGCCAGGTGCGCAGCTGGGGAGCTGACGGCGCCATCGTCGGTAGTGCGCTGGTCAAGCGCATGGCGGCGGCTAGTGACGGCCAAATTGCTGAGGAAGCCGGACGATTCTGCAGAGAGCTCCGCAACGCAGCTGACTGA
- a CDS encoding c-type cytochrome — MFTSFTTSALAGETSGEGAVLFGQHCAGCHMNGGNIIRRGKNLKLATLQRQGLDSTEAIARIARNGIGQMSGYGDKLGEGGDQLVASWILEQAQNAWIQG; from the coding sequence CTGTTCACATCATTCACAACCAGCGCTCTTGCCGGTGAGACCTCCGGAGAGGGCGCTGTTTTGTTTGGCCAGCACTGTGCAGGCTGTCATATGAATGGCGGCAACATCATTCGGCGCGGCAAAAATCTCAAGCTGGCCACCTTGCAACGCCAAGGCCTGGATTCAACAGAAGCGATTGCACGCATTGCCCGGAACGGCATTGGCCAGATGAGCGGCTATGGCGACAAGCTCGGTGAAGGCGGTGACCAACTGGTGGCAAGCTGGATTCTTGAACAGGCTCAGAATGCCTGGATCCAGGGATAG
- a CDS encoding matrixin family metalloprotease — protein sequence MPAEPCPPAQETRLLEATPLIRSTFSEAKGYGLSLATTSMGPASLPRWCVWVEPATGDPPDRWQKRWLSAVGAALDTWSGHLPVVRVQDPDRAHVRLRRQRPPRRRTPSGWRASNGRSRLQLVQVRRQGVWRFEPKVWVLVSPELRAPVLQATALHELGHAFGLWGHSPDPGDAMAVHQGQDPVLKLSERDLETLQWLRSQNASFGVPERSETQN from the coding sequence ATGCCTGCGGAGCCGTGTCCTCCAGCCCAGGAGACCCGCCTGTTGGAGGCGACTCCGTTGATCCGCTCCACATTCTCTGAGGCCAAGGGGTACGGCCTTTCCTTGGCTACAACTTCCATGGGGCCGGCTTCTCTGCCCAGATGGTGCGTTTGGGTTGAGCCAGCAACAGGTGATCCGCCTGACCGTTGGCAGAAGCGTTGGTTATCAGCTGTGGGGGCGGCCCTCGACACCTGGTCAGGTCATCTTCCCGTGGTTCGTGTCCAGGATCCGGATCGAGCCCATGTGCGGTTGCGCCGGCAAAGGCCTCCCAGGCGGCGGACGCCGAGCGGCTGGCGTGCCAGCAACGGTCGCAGTCGACTGCAGCTGGTTCAGGTGCGGCGGCAGGGCGTGTGGCGATTTGAGCCCAAGGTGTGGGTGCTCGTGTCCCCGGAACTGCGGGCGCCAGTGCTGCAGGCCACGGCCCTGCATGAGCTGGGCCATGCCTTCGGGCTTTGGGGACACAGTCCCGATCCTGGCGATGCCATGGCGGTCCACCAGGGCCAGGACCCGGTCCTGAAGCTTTCGGAGAGAGATCTCGAGACACTTCAATGGCTGCGCAGCCAGAACGCCAGCTTTGGAGTTCCAGAGAGAAGCGAGACGCAGAATTGA
- a CDS encoding Nif11 domain/cupin domain-containing protein translates to MTEQDLSRFLHKVNQLQQLVQSLEDDEQRRQSLAACTNHNQVVALARSWGFEIARRWGEPDSCLCDDNLLEEALPSKGYETERILLEGDHWWLSLINSNDASTPSGEWMSQETFEWVVLLRGSARISCDNPSEEIDLSVGDHWFIPPHRRHRLERTDPEPGTLWLALHWRA, encoded by the coding sequence ATGACAGAGCAAGATCTCAGTCGCTTCCTGCACAAGGTGAACCAGCTGCAGCAGTTGGTTCAGAGCCTTGAAGATGATGAGCAGCGCAGGCAATCGCTGGCTGCCTGCACAAACCACAACCAGGTGGTGGCTCTCGCCAGAAGCTGGGGATTTGAGATTGCGCGTCGCTGGGGAGAACCGGACAGTTGTCTATGCGACGACAACCTGCTGGAGGAGGCCTTGCCGTCGAAGGGATATGAAACAGAGCGCATCCTGCTCGAAGGAGATCATTGGTGGCTCTCGCTGATCAACTCCAACGATGCCTCAACCCCATCAGGGGAATGGATGAGCCAGGAGACGTTCGAATGGGTTGTGCTGCTGCGGGGCAGTGCACGCATCAGCTGTGACAACCCCTCAGAAGAGATCGACCTCAGCGTTGGAGATCATTGGTTCATTCCCCCGCATCGACGGCATCGGCTGGAACGGACCGATCCTGAGCCGGGAACGCTCTGGTTGGCCCTGCATTGGCGCGCTTGA
- a CDS encoding DUF1232 domain-containing protein → MGQASSHASQTTVEATVIDSELVDESLLKRLLVRAGRSLASPALEALELLLDPGTPSPVRLTMLAALSYLLMPADLIPDILPAAGFSDDLVALTAVIGVWRNHLTPTIQARAQRRLDQWFPLTR, encoded by the coding sequence ATGGGTCAAGCCTCAAGTCATGCTTCCCAGACCACCGTTGAAGCCACGGTGATCGACAGCGAGCTGGTCGACGAAAGCCTGCTGAAGCGGCTTCTCGTTCGTGCCGGACGAAGCTTGGCGAGTCCTGCACTGGAAGCCCTGGAGCTGTTGCTGGACCCAGGCACTCCATCACCGGTCCGACTAACCATGTTGGCAGCCCTGAGCTATCTCCTTATGCCAGCGGATCTGATTCCGGACATCCTTCCCGCTGCCGGATTCAGTGATGACCTCGTGGCCTTGACGGCCGTGATCGGCGTCTGGCGTAATCACCTCACGCCAACCATCCAGGCCCGTGCCCAGCGCAGACTGGACCAATGGTTCCCACTGACACGCTGA
- a CDS encoding NAD(P)H-quinone oxidoreductase subunit L gives MDLQSLVSSIPQDTLLVILAYALLGGLYLLVVPLALFFWMNSRWTRMGKVERLLVYGLVFLFFPGMVLFAPFLNFRLSGQGDN, from the coding sequence TTGGACCTGCAGTCCCTGGTTTCCTCGATCCCTCAGGACACCCTGCTGGTGATCCTGGCCTATGCCCTGCTGGGCGGTCTTTATCTGCTGGTGGTGCCGTTGGCCCTGTTCTTTTGGATGAACAGCCGTTGGACGCGCATGGGCAAGGTGGAACGGCTCTTGGTGTACGGCCTTGTGTTCCTCTTCTTCCCGGGAATGGTCCTGTTTGCCCCATTCCTGAATTTCCGACTCAGCGGCCAGGGAGACAACTGA
- a CDS encoding DUF3136 domain-containing protein, producing MPTATKVLTIGDLEAGFATYCQALRRLVADGREMESIRRTICWDYLHRLHTSLPQSYRSPEELVARYRRAQPAAAN from the coding sequence ATGCCAACAGCGACCAAGGTTCTGACCATCGGAGATCTGGAAGCAGGCTTCGCCACGTACTGCCAGGCGCTGCGTCGTCTGGTGGCCGACGGCCGTGAGATGGAGTCCATCCGTCGCACCATCTGCTGGGATTATCTGCACCGCCTGCACACCTCCCTGCCCCAGAGCTACCGCTCTCCTGAAGAGCTGGTGGCGCGTTACAGAAGAGCTCAGCCCGCTGCTGCAAACTGA
- a CDS encoding DUF3007 family protein, which produces MTRGKVLLIGLVVLLLGGVGYVGFDALGLKGFSAGIAAQSLLVLIVVVWTGSYLFRVVSGQMTYMEQRRRYREVYDEQEAEDLQKRFDALPPEEQQALLQKIGMDESDAPSGS; this is translated from the coding sequence TTGACGCGGGGCAAGGTTCTTCTGATCGGTCTGGTCGTTCTGCTGCTTGGTGGGGTTGGTTATGTCGGCTTCGATGCTCTCGGCCTGAAAGGTTTCTCAGCCGGGATTGCGGCCCAATCTCTGCTCGTGTTGATCGTGGTGGTGTGGACGGGGTCCTACTTGTTCCGTGTGGTCTCTGGCCAGATGACCTACATGGAGCAGCGCCGCCGCTACCGCGAGGTGTATGACGAACAGGAGGCTGAGGATCTCCAGAAACGATTTGATGCGCTCCCCCCGGAGGAACAGCAAGCCCTGCTTCAAAAGATCGGCATGGATGAATCCGACGCGCCCTCTGGCTCATAG